A window from Drosophila miranda strain MSH22 chromosome Y unlocalized genomic scaffold, D.miranda_PacBio2.1 Contig_Y2_pilon, whole genome shotgun sequence encodes these proteins:
- the LOC108158605 gene encoding uncharacterized protein LOC108158605 isoform X4, which translates to MMYWIVFAFFTCIETFTDIFISWFPFYYEVKVVLVFWLLSPATKGSSTLYRKFVHPMLTRHEQEIDEYLTQATEQGYSVVLQLGSKGVNYATNVIMQTAIKGGGNLVQTIKRSYSLSDLSEPDMHRTQDELDVVMRSPMSSSVVMRTQPTATRLLRPRNQTPVGRSASGTAKNAGDFNYNIRSQDDISSGYSSAEPISGLSRTSSMTNASKGRVKSKRSEQLLEEMRDEVYLENQLYFQGVRQERAEELKGFHNVERITHHEVDEEDAEEDDFYEAMPLIETDEEERAAELEVLSCGEPKKEDPFEAENMKTKDEAVEHLIPTETKTKTFQTDEPIRSDEATPTTESKLTDLVAPVIDPFVLVVRSLATDTDPEPSELSRPVSPRELRDTLEEIKHSFRAQLEPEVQMSPSPSPSLRPRAVHGKGRAPPPPPPRPPKRHSLSAQPDAISQTSTGSVERKSGIGQLFQNIKANVTKLIPASWQPPCRTSQCRLGRRRSKDKSMSTSCTTFPRTSSRRTEKSQIGMATSSSSQAKTRNKSEK; encoded by the exons ATGATGTACTGGATTGTCTTTGCATTTTTCACCTGCATTGAAACATTCACAGACATCTTTATATCCTGGTTTCCATTCTACTATGAGGTCAAGGTGGTTCTGGTATTCTGGCTGCTATCGCCAGCCACAAAGGGCAGCTCCACATTGTATCGCAAGTTTGTGCATCCCATGTTGACGCGCCACGAACAG GAAATAGACGAATATTTGACTCAGGCCACAGAGCAGGGATATTCGGTGGTGCTACAACTGGGCTCCAAGGGAGTCAACTATGCCACCAATGTCATAATGCAGACAGCCATAAAG GGCGGCGGCAATCTGGTTCAGACGATCAAGAGGAGCTACAGCCTCAGTGATCTGAGCGAGCCAGATATGCATCGCACCCAGGATGAGCTGGACGTGGTGATGAGGTCGCCCATGTCCTCGTCGGTGGTGATGCGCACACAGCCAACTGCAACGCGACTCCTACGGCCACGCAACCAGACGCCCGTGGGCAGATCTGCCAGCGGCACCGCCAAGAATGCGGGTGACTTCAA CTACAACATACGCAGCCAGGATGACATCAGCTCTGGCTACTCCAGTGCCGAACCGATTAGTGGACTCAGTCGCACTTCCTCCATGACAAATGCTTCCAAGGGCCGTGTCAAGTCCAAGCGCAGTGAG CAGTTGCTGGAGGAGATGAGAGACGAGGTATATTTGGAGAATCAGCTATACTTTCAAGGTGTTCGCCAGGAAAGGGCAGAAGAATTAAAGGGTTTTCACAATGTCGAGAGGATCACACATCATGAAGTTGATGAAGAGGATGCAGAAGAGGATGACTTCTATGAAGCCATGCCGTTGATAGAAACAGATGAAGAAGAGAGAGCCGCAGAGCTCGAAGTTCTGTCATGTGGAGAACCAAAGAAAGAAGATCCATTTGAAGCGGAAAATATGAAAACCAAAGACGAGGCAGTGGAGCATTTGATTCCAACTGAAACCAAGACAAAAACTTTTCAAACAGATGAACCTATTCGGTCGGATGAAGCCACTCCAACCACCGAGAGCAAACTAACTGATTTAGTAGCACCCGTCATAGATCCTTTTGTGCTGGTAGTGCGCTCTTtggccacagatacagatccGGAACCGTCCGAACTATCGAGGCCAGTGTCGCCACGGGAACTGCGCGACACCTTGGAGGAGATCAAGCACAGCTTTCGGGCCCAACTAGAGCCAGAGGTACAGATGTCACCTTCTCCCTCCCCTTCGCTGCGTCCCAGGGCCGTGCATGGTAAGGGACGAGCAccaccgcctccgcctccgcggCCACCAAAGCGACACTCGCTGAGTGCCCAACCAGATGCCATTAGCCAGACGTCGACTGGCAGTGTAGAACGCAAGTCAGGTATCGGCCAACTGTTCCAGAATATCAAAGCTAACGTAACAAAGCTAATCCCAGCCAGCTGGCAGCCCCCATGCCGGACGAGCCAGTGCCGGTTAGGGAGACGGAGATCTAAA GACAAATCCATGTCTACTAGCTGCACCACCTTTCCCAGGACCAGCAGCCGCAGGACTGAAAAATCGCAGATAGGAATGGCAACATCATCTTCTAGCCAGGCCAAGACGCGAAACAAGTCGGAAAAGTAG